A single region of the Saprospiraceae bacterium genome encodes:
- a CDS encoding oligosaccharide flippase family protein codes for MKNRSINMEALLPQLKAQFLKLSGFSILFVFVKINAFTAALFLSNFVDNTADYGLFEYALSIGLIAAIPLNFGLQGAYPFFNLRLQKEGFKSVFYFHSLLVSSLLCLLFVINQWLFPFMPEKIAFALLIGGIIAMQVMLSAILKSHEVLSSAMLLDGGLFLVLNLYNLWLYVSGTSLDFALLAIAFSSYMLLLWGMHLLRFLNTRSDFSWSRYKEVLGFGKNLLLSSFLIICLTGSARIFIEYFLGMEQVGIYAFYFRFAAAVVMIHQVVNIVFFKKMYESSPAMLDKCFVVFLLFILLVGSILLFAVPLIFNGQLNLLDQTWRAYRELYVLLSFQMVFWICLALNENILYREQLSVKMNRWFLALLGLMTASIWLMARMDQLNVFNLTLINAICLALACEIQFMLLRKKQLPFTKTRILNIFFALLLLLTYVIM; via the coding sequence ATGAAAAACCGGTCCATTAACATGGAAGCCTTGCTGCCACAGCTAAAGGCTCAATTTTTAAAACTGTCGGGCTTTTCTATCCTATTTGTCTTTGTAAAAATCAATGCCTTTACTGCTGCCCTTTTTTTATCCAACTTTGTGGACAATACGGCGGATTATGGCCTCTTTGAATATGCTTTATCCATAGGACTCATAGCGGCCATTCCGCTCAATTTTGGTTTGCAAGGCGCCTATCCTTTTTTTAACCTGAGATTGCAAAAGGAGGGATTTAAATCGGTCTTTTATTTTCATTCTCTTTTAGTCAGTAGCTTATTATGTCTGCTATTTGTGATCAACCAATGGCTGTTTCCATTTATGCCTGAGAAAATCGCTTTTGCACTATTAATTGGCGGAATAATCGCCATGCAGGTGATGTTGTCCGCTATTTTGAAATCTCACGAGGTGCTTTCCTCGGCAATGCTGTTGGATGGAGGTTTGTTCTTGGTCCTTAACCTTTATAATTTATGGTTGTATGTGTCTGGGACAAGTTTGGATTTTGCCCTATTAGCAATAGCCTTTAGTAGTTATATGCTGCTACTTTGGGGGATGCATTTGTTGCGTTTTCTGAATACAAGGAGCGATTTTTCCTGGTCAAGGTATAAAGAGGTTCTGGGTTTTGGAAAGAACCTACTTTTGTCTTCTTTTTTAATTATTTGTCTGACTGGGAGTGCCAGAATTTTCATTGAATATTTTCTGGGGATGGAGCAGGTAGGAATTTATGCCTTTTATTTTCGGTTTGCAGCGGCAGTGGTGATGATTCATCAAGTTGTAAATATTGTTTTTTTCAAGAAGATGTATGAGTCCTCTCCTGCTATGCTAGACAAGTGTTTTGTCGTGTTTTTACTTTTCATCTTATTAGTTGGTAGTATTTTACTTTTTGCCGTACCGCTAATTTTTAATGGGCAGCTGAATTTGCTGGATCAAACCTGGCGTGCCTATCGGGAGCTGTATGTCCTTTTGAGTTTTCAGATGGTTTTCTGGATTTGTTTGGCCCTAAACGAGAATATTCTTTACAGGGAACAATTATCTGTAAAGATGAATCGATGGTTTTTGGCCTTGCTGGGATTGATGACGGCCAGTATTTGGCTAATGGCCCGGATGGATCAACTCAACGTCTTTAACCTTACTTTAATCAACGCCATTTGTTTGGCTTTGGCTTGCGAGATACAATTTATGCTACTTCGAAAAAAACAGCTTCCCTTTACAAAAACCAGAATACTCAACATCTTTTTTGCATTACTATTATTACTGACGTATGTGATTATGTAA
- a CDS encoding asparagine synthase-related protein, whose translation MLLQCTTNPSKVPQNALSERIGPLHCSYELTATDYYVDGTKYVFFIETNLTKSKFSAVEKSLENLETLEASEIHRLLNANYFLVAIEKGGRHLHLMRDASGIKTAYYSHADAALCIGSVMHEVAQQQETVAFNKAGVYQLLYSGYLLDGYSFYEGIAEIKMGHHLVFDEHLQLVKSTQHLVHLAQQDNTYSEEENCLMLREAIQKAHQPFLSDKNIVLLSGGLDSIAMIISLDDIVKGEKLDSISFKVKDTTQDESVYSTSIAQHLQVPNKLIEVDANDPGIIHQFEEKVLRMNNPYYGAWIFGHFSGTPEEMYYAGQDTRLHTPALNEVDKWAYSFLKYQESWWLKGFLLPLTNGIVIPLLKALGWDKSPNRIVKNLFKAAHIFDLKKYISTFYFKIDAQKIKEKGLPIDYYHLIAEHLDLKLENCPSKRALYNEIVRLKWSEQYIYDMRYLQDVARINQTYIAMPFYNKELAEFSSGIPFDLATKPMIGRARFGKKKNIIYKYVLRKAFRDKLNDLTYYRAKAVSMTLHQLFNGPLGEKVGAILAADLAAKQSFIKEFQLEVVVKKYINHKKWAFEDSDYLHLVYYIATLIIYHQAIVLASRKTRVEKVPDWS comes from the coding sequence ATGTTATTACAATGTACAACTAACCCAAGTAAAGTCCCTCAAAATGCGCTTTCTGAGCGAATTGGGCCCCTTCATTGTTCCTACGAATTAACGGCTACTGATTATTATGTAGACGGAACAAAGTATGTTTTTTTTATAGAGACAAACCTGACGAAAAGCAAGTTTTCTGCGGTAGAGAAAAGCTTGGAAAACCTCGAAACCTTGGAAGCATCGGAGATTCACAGGCTTTTAAATGCCAATTATTTTTTGGTGGCCATAGAGAAGGGTGGTAGACATTTGCACCTGATGCGAGATGCCTCGGGTATAAAAACGGCTTATTATTCGCACGCTGATGCTGCGTTGTGTATTGGTTCGGTTATGCACGAGGTAGCGCAGCAACAGGAGACCGTTGCCTTTAATAAAGCCGGTGTTTACCAGTTGTTGTATTCCGGTTATCTTCTGGACGGATATAGTTTTTATGAAGGAATCGCCGAAATAAAAATGGGACATCACTTGGTTTTTGACGAACACTTGCAATTGGTGAAAAGCACCCAGCATTTGGTTCATTTGGCCCAACAGGACAACACTTATTCCGAAGAAGAAAACTGCCTGATGCTACGTGAAGCCATTCAAAAGGCACACCAACCCTTTTTATCTGACAAGAATATTGTTTTGCTTTCCGGCGGTTTAGATTCTATCGCCATGATTATTTCATTGGATGACATCGTCAAAGGCGAAAAACTGGATTCTATTTCTTTCAAAGTCAAGGATACCACCCAGGATGAATCTGTTTACTCGACCAGTATTGCCCAGCACTTGCAGGTGCCCAACAAATTGATTGAAGTAGATGCCAATGATCCTGGCATTATTCATCAGTTTGAGGAAAAGGTTTTACGCATGAATAACCCTTATTATGGGGCCTGGATTTTTGGTCATTTTTCAGGTACACCCGAGGAAATGTATTATGCTGGGCAGGATACTCGCCTTCATACTCCTGCCTTAAATGAAGTGGATAAATGGGCCTATTCCTTTTTGAAATACCAGGAAAGTTGGTGGCTAAAGGGGTTTTTACTTCCACTGACCAATGGAATTGTTATCCCCTTGTTGAAGGCATTGGGTTGGGATAAAAGCCCTAATCGGATCGTAAAGAACCTCTTCAAAGCCGCTCATATTTTTGATCTTAAAAAGTATATCTCCACCTTTTATTTCAAAATAGACGCGCAAAAAATAAAAGAGAAGGGTTTGCCAATTGACTATTACCACCTCATCGCCGAGCACTTAGACCTGAAACTGGAAAACTGCCCCAGCAAAAGGGCCTTATACAATGAGATTGTTCGCTTGAAATGGAGCGAACAATATATCTATGATATGCGCTATTTGCAAGATGTTGCGCGGATTAACCAGACTTATATTGCCATGCCTTTTTATAATAAAGAACTAGCTGAATTTAGTTCAGGCATTCCATTTGATTTGGCGACAAAGCCAATGATTGGTCGGGCACGTTTTGGGAAAAAGAAAAACATTATCTACAAATATGTTTTGCGAAAAGCCTTTCGCGATAAGTTAAATGACCTGACATATTATCGGGCCAAAGCAGTATCAATGACCCTTCATCAGTTGTTTAATGGGCCATTGGGGGAGAAAGTCGGGGCTATTTTAGCAGCTGACCTTGCGGCCAAGCAGTCCTTTATCAAGGAATTTCAATTGGAAGTGGTCGTGAAAAAATACATCAACCACAAAAAATGGGCTTTTGAGGACTCCGATTACCTGCATTTGGTGTATTACATTGCTACCTTGATTATCTATCACCAAGCGATCGTTTTGGCATCAAGGAAAACCCGTGTTGAAAAAGTACCTGATTGGAGCTAA